The Elusimicrobiota bacterium genome includes a region encoding these proteins:
- a CDS encoding Rrf2 family transcriptional regulator: protein MKVSFKGDYALKTILDLSLHYGQGVVQIRDISKRQDIPLKYLEQILLTLKGAGFVQSKRGPSGGYHLAIAPGKITIGAVVRLMEGPTSPITCVSTSGYCRCEDEARCVFRGVWLEVKTAVNDIVDRTTFEDLTKKVRAFNTGKVLSYEI from the coding sequence GTGAAAGTTTCTTTTAAGGGTGATTATGCGTTGAAGACAATATTGGATTTATCATTGCACTACGGACAGGGTGTTGTGCAGATACGCGATATTTCTAAACGGCAGGATATACCCTTGAAATATCTTGAGCAGATATTGTTGACCCTAAAAGGTGCGGGGTTTGTACAGAGCAAACGCGGCCCATCCGGTGGTTACCACCTGGCAATTGCTCCCGGGAAAATTACCATTGGTGCGGTTGTTAGGTTGATGGAAGGCCCTACATCGCCAATAACGTGTGTGAGTACGTCAGGGTACTGTAGATGCGAGGATGAAGCGCGGTGCGTATTCCGCGGTGTATGGCTTGAAGTGAAGACTGCGGTTAATGATATTGTTGATCGCACAACATTTGAGGATTTAACAAAAAAAGTACGGGCTTTTAATACCGGCAAGGTGCTAAGTTACGAAATATAA
- a CDS encoding GDSL-type esterase/lipase family protein, with protein MKSLFLFGDSITSRGNRTEGWGGIIDRKIRDAGLDWQVFNVGIGGNTTTMGLARIESSVLSCKPDIVIIEFGFNDCAHLAADNTKVRVDPVLYETNMNLICEKISAVKGLPFLIINHAAERDWIIMPNGKPYRESVKDYNRIVRKIAKERNLPSCDMEKYFLESGQSLAVLNNPKPDGLHLSLAGEKLYAEGLWPELIKLLK; from the coding sequence ATGAAATCATTATTTTTATTTGGTGATTCGATTACTTCAAGAGGTAATAGGACAGAAGGATGGGGCGGGATTATTGACCGTAAAATCCGTGATGCCGGGCTTGACTGGCAGGTGTTTAATGTTGGTATTGGCGGGAATACTACAACTATGGGCCTTGCAAGGATAGAATCTTCGGTGCTGAGTTGTAAACCGGATATTGTTATTATCGAGTTCGGGTTTAACGATTGTGCGCATCTGGCGGCTGATAATACAAAAGTAAGGGTTGACCCTGTTCTTTATGAAACCAATATGAATCTTATCTGCGAAAAAATATCTGCTGTAAAAGGTTTACCGTTTCTGATAATAAACCATGCGGCTGAACGTGACTGGATAATAATGCCAAATGGAAAACCGTACCGGGAAAGTGTGAAAGATTATAATAGGATTGTCAGAAAGATTGCTAAGGAAAGAAACCTTCCTTCATGTGATATGGAAAAATATTTTCTTGAAAGCGGACAATCATTAGCAGTGCTTAACAATCCTAAACCTGATGGATTACACCTGTCGCTGGCAGGGGAAAAGTTGTACGCTGAAGGGCTTTGGCCTGAACTTATTAAACTGCTGAAGTAG